CGCCCGGTTCGGGCTGTCCGCCACGACCGCCGCCGTTCTGGTCAATGTGGGCAACGCCTACAGCCAGGGCCTGGCCGCCATCTTCTCCCAGGCGTTCATCGCCGCTGGCGGCCGGATCGTCTGCGAGCAGGGTTTTAAGTCCAACGACACGGACTATTCCGGCGAGCTTGCCGCAGTCGCCGCCGCCGCCCCGGATGTGGTCTTTTTGCCAAGCTATGCCCTGGAGTCCGGGCACATCGTGCGCCAGGCCGCGTCCATGGGCATCACCGCTCCCTTCCTGGGAGGAGACGGCTGGGGGCCGACCATGGTCGAAACCGGAAGAGGGGCCGTCAACGGCCACTTCTACACCACCCACTGGCATCCGGACGCCCCCCTCGCCGCCGGGAAGGACATCGCCCGGGCTTACCAGGAGGCCCACGGCCGCGACCCGGTCCAGCCCGACGCCATTTTGGCCTACGATGCGGTCATGGTTCTGGCCGACGCCATCCGCCGGGCGGGCAGCCTGGACCGCAACGCCATCCGGACGGCCCTGGAAAAGACACGGGATTTCCCCGGCGGCACAGGGAACATCACCTTCGACGCCGACCGCAACCCCATGGGCAAGGAGGTCAGCATCCTGCGTTTCGAAAACGGCCAAACCATCTTTTTCACCGCGTTCCGGTAAGGTCGGCGCAAACCATGCCACACCTCTTCGCCCTGCCCCTGCGCTCCAAGATCAATCTGGCCATCCTCTTAACCTTTACGGTGGTGGCCGTGATCTCAAGTTTTTTTCTCTCCGTCTACGCCGCGAACAGGCGGCAGGTCGCCCTGGACCATATCCAGGTTCTGCTGCAAAGCGTGGTGGCCCAGCGTTACGAATCCCTGGCCAACGAAATCTTCGCCCGCCAGGATCGGGCCGTGGCCGCCACCCTGGGGGAGATGATCAAGGTCCGGAACGTGCTGGGCGCGGCCGTCTATCTCCCGGATGGAACGGTCTTCGGTCTGGCCGGGCATGAGACCGCCGAGCCCTTGTCGCCGCAGGACCGGTCCGGCCTGGCCTCCGGGCCGAAGTTTCTCGATACCGCCATCGGCGGCAAACGCGTCCTGTGCTATGCCGAGGCCATTTCCATGATCGGTGAGGATGTGGGCTACGTGCGCATCGACTATTCCCCGGAACACCTGGACCGCCAGGGCCGGATCATGACCATGCTTTTCATCTCGGCCCTGGGCGTCAACCTCATGGTCATGCTGGGGCTTTTGCACTGGCTGCTGCGCCGGGCGGTGATCGGGCCGGTGAACCAGTTGCGCGGGGCCATGGAGCGGGTGCGGGGGGGACATCACGGCGAGACCGTGGAATTGGACACCGGCGACGAAATCGGCGGCATGGCCGGGGCATTCAACGCCATGTCCCTGACACTTCAGGAAAACGCCGCACGCATTGAGGCCGGAAGCAAACAGATCGAGGAGGCCAACCGGACCCTGGAGGCCAAGGTCCGCCAGCGCACCGCCGACCTGGAGTCGGCCAACGCCCGGCTCACCGACGAGATCCTGGAGCGGGAACGGGCCCGGGCCGAAAGCGCCCGCCTGCTCGATCTGCTCACGGCCACCATCGAGTCCACGGCCGAGGGCATCCTGGTGGTGGACACCAACCGGGACATCGTGGCCGTCAATCACCGGTTCCTGGAACTTTTCGGCCTTTCCCGGGACTGGTCCCTGCTGCCCACCCCCGAGGCCCGATTAGCCGCCACCGCCGGTCAGTCAAATGACCCGGCGGCCTTTTCGGCCCGCATGAACGAGTTGCTCGACAACCTGACCATGGAGGCCGTGGACGTGGTGGAGATGGCCGACGGCAGGCTGTTGGAGCGCCGGGCCAGAACCTACCGCATGGGGGGCAGGGTGTGCGGGCGTCTGTACACCTATCTGGACGTGACCGTGCGCACCCTGGCCGAAAAGCATCTGCGCGACGCCGTATCCGAACTTGAGGCCATCGTGGAGAACACCCTGGTGGGCATCGCGCTTATCCAAAACGGCGTGTGCCGCAAAATCAACCGCCGGGGGGCGGAGATCCTGGGCTATCTCCCCGAGGAACTGACCGGTAGGCGCCTCTCCCATATTTATACCTCCACGGAGGGCGGAACGGAGTTCGAGGCCCGCTATCAACAGGCGTTGCACCGCGACGGGGCCTTCCGCAGTGAAGAGGATGTCCGCCTCAAGGACGGCGGTACAGGCTGGGTGAGCATCTACGCCAAGTCCCTGGACCCCCTGCAACCGATGCGCGAGGTGATCTTCGCCTTCGACGACATCAGCCGCCAAAAACTGCTGGAGGGCAACCTGCGCGCGGCCAAGGACGCCGCCGAGGCTGGAACCAGGGCCAAGAGCCAGTTTCTGGCGGCCATGAGCCACGAGATCAGAACCCCCCTCAACGCCGTGGCGGGCATGACCGAGGCGGCCCTGGCCACCTCCCTGACCCCCGAGCAACGCGACTACCTGGGCGTGGTCAAAGACTCGGCCAGGCATCTGTTGGCCGTACTCAACGACATCCTCGACGTCTCCAAGATCGAGGCCGGACGGCTGACCCTGGAGCATATCGATTTCGATCTGCGCCGGATATTGGAGAGCGTACGCCGGGCCCTGACCGCCGAGGCCGCCCGCAAGGGCTTGGCCCTGACCCTGACCGTGGCCCCGGATGTGCCGGGATATCTGCGCGGAGATCCCGTGCGGCTGCGCCAGGTGATTTTCAATCTGGCCGGGAACGCCGTGAAGTTCACCCCGGCCGGCGAGGTGCGCATCGAGGTGGGGCGAGAACCCATGCCCTCGGGCGACGACGACCGTGTGCAACTCCGCTTTGCCGTCACCGACACGGGCATCGGCATCCCCGAGGACAAGCTCGAGGGCATTTTCCAGAAATTCACCCAGGCCACCTCCTCCATCACCCGAACCTACGGCGGGACCGGGCTTGGGCTGTCCATCTCCCGGCAGATCGTGGAACTCATGGGCGGCACTATCTCGGTCCGCTCCCGGCTCGGAGAGGGCAGCCGGTTCCAGTTCAGCATCGTTTTCCAGACCGGCAATCCCGACCTGGCCCAGGACGCCGACGAATCGCCCCAGGCCCTGCCCGACACCCGCCCCCTGCGGCTACTCCTGGTGGAGGACAACGCCTTAAACGCCCGGGTGGCCCTGCTCATGCTTTCCCGCCTGGGACACGACACGCTGCATGTCGAAGATGCCGAAAAGGCCTTTTCGGCCCTGGCCCGGGAGGACTTCGACGCCGTGCTCATGGACATCGAGATGCCGGACCTCGACGGTCTGGAGGCCACCCGGCGCATCCGCCGGGGCGGGCAGGGCCAGGGCCGGGTCAAAAGGCCGGAGACGCCCATCCTGGCCATGACCGCCCACGCCCTGCCCGAGATCCGCCAGGAATGCATCCAGGCGGGCATGGACGGCTTTCTGACCAAGCCCGTCTCCCAGACGGAACTGGCCCGGGCCCTGCACCGGGTGGCCGAACCCCGGCGCACCTTCTGGGAATCGCCCCCTCCCCCGGACGACCAGGGAGACGCCGCAACGCGCCAAGCGGCCCCGGACGGCCACAGCGCCCCGCCCGTCCTGGACAAGGCCTACGCCACCCGGCGCATGGGCATCGGGGACGAGGAATATCGCCTGATCCTAGCGGTGGGGGCCAAGGAGACCGTCCTTGGCCTGGCCACGGCCAGGACGGCCTTGGCGGAAGGCAATCTGGGAGCCCTGGCCCGGACGGCCCACACCCTCAAAAGCGCCACGGCCGCCATGGGGGCCTTGTCCTGCCGCGAGGCCGCCTCCCGCCTTGAGGAGACTGCCAGGGCCGGGGATGCGGCCAGGGCCGGGGAGGCCCTTTGCGAGTTGGACCGGGAGGCGGCCAAGGTCATGGCCGCCTGGCAGGAGATGACCGGCCCCCGGGATGCGGCCGTCGCAAATTCCACGGAAGACGGCGCCTGACCGAGCCGCCTCGTCCCTATCCCCCGAAATACCGCAGGGCGGCCACCGTGCCCATGCCTGCGGCCACGGCCCCGAAGAAGCTGCCCGTGCGCCAGGCGACCAGCACGGCCGGGATGCTGCCCAGGAGAAAGACGTTGCCCGGGGAAAGATCCAGTCCCCCCTGGGGGGCAAAAACGGACGGGAAAAGCAAGGCCGCCAGCACCGCCGCCGGGACAAACCCCAGAAACCGCACCATGGGCGGCGGCAGGGTGCGGCCGGACAAAAAGACCAGGGGCGCGGCCCGGGGCAGGTAGGTGGCCAGGGCCATGCAAAGGATGGTCAGGAAGACGTCGGTCTGATCAAGGCTTGCCATAGGGTTCCCAGGGCGGCCCCGGCCAGGGTGGCGGCCAGGACGCCGAAACGGTCCACGCCGAAAAGGGCCAGGGCCGTGGACAGGATTCCGGAAAAAAGGGCCACGGCCAGATGGGTGCGGGTCTTCACCTGACCAGCCAAAAGGGCGATGAACATGGCCGGCAGGGCGAAATCCAGGGCGATGGGCCGCACGTCGCCGATCTCAGCCCCGGCCACGGCCCCCAAAAAGGATCCCAGCACCCAGGCCGCCTGGGCCATGACCCCCACGGCCAACGTCTCGGCCCGGGAGAGCGGCCCCTGGCGCAGGGCCCCGGCGTGCAGGGCGAAGGTCTCGTCCGTCAGCTCAAAAGCCAGAAAGGACAGGTCGCGCCTGCGCCAGGTCCCAAGCGACGGCGACAGGGCGGCCGCAAACAGCAGGTGGCGCAGATTGACCACGAAGGTGGTCAGGACGATCCCGGCCATGGACGCCCCGGCGGCCAAAAGCCCCACGGCGATGAATTGGGCCGATCCGGCAAAGACCAAAACGGACATGGACAGGATGTTTTGCGTGGAGAGTCCGGCGTTTTTGGCCAAAACCCCATAGGCAAACCCCACGGGCACATAGCCCAAAATCACCGGGGCCACCCGGCAGGCCGCGCGCCACAGGAAGCCCCCCTTCGGGAGCCCCTTTTCCTGGCTCATTTCCGGGCCGTGCCCTTGAAAAAGGTGTAGTTGAAGGCGCCGTCCGGCTCGGCCGTGCGCAACAGGTCGGCCAGGCCCGCGTCGAAGGTCGCGGCGTCGGCCAGGCCCTCCTGCACGGCCGCCTGACGCGCCCCGGCCACCATGGGAACGATGATCTTGCGCACAAAGGAATCGGCCAAATCCGGCAGCGATCCGTCGGAATAAACCAGACGCGGCGAGACATGCACGTCCCCGAAGCCCGCCTCGGCCAACAGGGGATAGACCCGCCTGCCGATGAGGGAATCCCCGCCGAGCAGGGCCTGGGCCCGGACCAGGCCGTTCCAGGCCGTGCGCGCCGCCGGGGTCTCGGGATGGAAATAACAGGAGCCGTGATCGCCCTCGATGACCGTGATGCTTCCCCCGGTTTTGAGCACGCGCCGAAGCTCGACCAGCGCGGCCATGGGGTCCGGAAGATGCTCCAGGACAAAACAGACGAAGACGTGGTCGAAGGACTCGGCCGGAAAGGGCAGCCGGGTGATGTCGGCCTGCTGGAACCGCACGTTGCGGTATCCTGCCCCGGCCACGGCGGCCTCGGCCCGGGCCAGGGAATCAGGCGAGATGTCCACGCTTATGATCTCCGCGTCCGGGCTTTTTTCAGCCAGGATCACGGTCTGGGCCCCCACCCCGCATCCGGCCTCCAGGACCGTGGCGCCCGGGGGATAGCCCGTGTCGTGGTGCAAAAGCCCGGCCAGGCCGCCAGCCTGGTCCAGGAGGCGTTCGGCCTCCCGCTTGCCGTAGCCGTGAACGTATCCGGTTCCGGACATGCGTCCTCCTTTTTCGGACAAAAGGGGGTAATGGGCACGATTCGACGTTTGTCAAGGAATCCCGGACACATTCCCGACAAGGACCGAACTCCGGCAGCAGACCTGCTGCGCCGTCGATGGCCCCGGGCAGGCGCGCCCCGGCGGACAGGCGGCGACGGAGGGGGTTTCCCCTGGCGGCGTTTCGGGCTATCGTGCGCCACGCCGCATGTGGCGGGAAGGAGAGGCGAGGGTGAAGATGAAGATCGTAACGGTGGGCCTTTTCGCGCTTTTTTTGGCCTACGCGGCCTATGCGGTTCTGATGTATGTCTTGCAGGACTCCCAGGTTTTCCCTGGACGGGAGACCGACCAAGCCCTTTTGTCCCAGCTTCGCGCCTACCACCCGGACCTCCAGGACGTGGCCCTGCCCACCCCGGACGGGGACACGCTGGCGGGCTATCTGCTGCCCCGCACCCTGCCCGCCCTGCCCGCCCCTGACGATGACCCGGCAACCGCAGACGGGACGTCGCCGACCCAGGTTCCCGCGCCCATCCTGCTCTATTTCCAGGGAAACGCCGAAGAGGCGGCCTCGTTTTTCCTGTGGTCCCCGACCGAACTGCCCCGCTTCACCCTGGCCGCCGTCAACTACCGGGGTTACGGCGCGTCCACGGGCAAGGCCACCGAGGCACGCGTCAAGGCCGACGCCCTGGCTGTCTACGACGCCCTGGCGACCCGTTTTCCCGGCGCGCCCATCGCGGTCATGGGCCGCAGCATCGGTACCGGCGTGGCCGCCCATGTGGCCGCCCGGCGTCCAGTGGAGGCCGTGGTGCTGGTGACGCCCTACGACAGCATCCTGTCCGTGGGGCAGGCGGCGCATCCGCTTCTGCCCGTGAAACTGCTGCTGCGCCAACCCTTCGACGTGCTTTCCGACGCGGCCCAGGTGAAGGCCCCCACCCTTTTTCTCACGGCATCAAACGACACCCTCATCCCCGAGTCCCACGCCACGGCTCTGGCCGCCGTGTGGGCCGGTCCCAAGGATTTCCGAAGGCTGGCCGGGGGACACAATTCCATCCTGGACAACCCCGACTACTGGCCCTTTATCCGCGACTTCCTGACCGCCGTGCAAAACGGCACGTTCACGCCCCCCGGTCGGGGTTGATCTTCGGCCCGGGTTTCCAGGCGCATCCCCATGGAAATCGACTTCCACCACCACGCAACCTACCTGATCGCCGTCCTGGCCGGGATTGCGCCGCACGAGGCAGCCGTTTTGGCCCACGCCTGCCAGCTCACGGACGACAACACCCGGACATGCCGCATCGACCACGGGCTTGCCTCCACCTTCGTCACGACCATCTCCCAGGCTGCCGACCCCTTGCGATGTCCGGGCGTTTCCCAGCGCATCTTCTGCCTGTTCCATTTTCCGCCTGGAAATCCCGAGGCGGCCCGGAACCTGCGCCGGGACGGGCAGACCCACCCCCTGGTCTGCACCCCGGGGGGCGAGGCCGCAGACCGGCTCCTGGACACGGCCCTGGCCTCCGGCGACCTCTACCGCCTGGGCCTTGCCTGCCACACCTTCGCCGACGCCTTCGCACACCAGAACTTCGTGGGCGGCACGACCGCCTTCAACGGCCTGCGGCCCGGCCCGCATGGCCCCATCCCCCGCCTGGGACACGAGGATGCCGGAGCCGCCCCCGACGATCCCCTGGCCTGCTGGACCGATCCGCGGCTTCGGGAACCGGTAGTGCGGTGCGCCGGGCGTTTCCTGGACGCGGCCCGGGGGCTGTATCGCCGTCTGTCCCGCCATTCCCTCCTGTCCCCGGCACGCCAGGAAGAAACCCCCGAGGCCTGCCTGGCCAGGGACTTGACGCGCGCCCTGGGCCTTGAGGATCCGGGCCGCCCCGATATGGCCGAGCGCATGCGCCGCCTGGAGGCCCTGGCCCTAACGCCACGCTACGGGTGGCACCCCATGCCCGACTATTCCCCCACGGCCTGGTTCGACGCGGCCGTCGCCGTGACCGGGCCATACTCCCCGGCCGACGGCATTTCCGCTCCCTTCTGGAACTGCCGCTGGAGATCCCCCGAAACCCGCACCGAAAGCCACTGGTATCGTTTCCAGAAAGCCGTTTCGGGCCATGCCGTCGACATGCTGGCCCATCTCGGCCCCCGGCTGGCCGGGGTGTCGCTCCCCGACTGGTAAAGGCCTGCGTCGGGGGACGCCCGGCCGGAGCCGGACACGCCCCGGGTGGCGCACGTCCGGCGGACATGGCGTCATGGGGTTACCCCGCTTGGGGGACAATCCCAGCCTGGAGGTCCGCACCATGGCCACCGTACCCCTGACGCCCGCCCTGGCCGCCGAATACGCCAGCCTGTTTGACGCCTGCACCGTCCAACCCCGCCACGCCGCACAGGTGACGGCCGCCGTCCGCGGCCTTCTCCAACACCGCGACCGCTATGCCGCCCTGGGGAGCGACCTGGGCATCCCCTGGCATTTCCCCGCCATCCTCCACACCATGGAATGCTCCGGCCGCTTCGACCGCCATCTGCATAACGGCGACCCGCTCACGGCCCGCACCAGCCGCGTCCCATCCGGACGCCCGGGGCAGGGACAGCCGCCCTTTACCTGGGAGCAAAGCGCCGCCGACGCCCTGGCCATGAAAAAACTGGGGCCGGGCACGGACTGGTCCCTGCCCGGCACGCTTTACCAGTTCGAGCGCTACAACGGCTTCGGCTACCGCCTGCAGCACGGCATCCACTCCCCCTACCTGTGGAGCTTCTCCAACCACTACACGGGCGGGAAATATGTGGCCGACGGCACATGGTCAGCCACGGCCGTGTCCAAACAATGCGGCGCGGCGGTTCTGCTCAAGGAACTGATGGCGAGGGGAGAGGCATAAAAGAGCCGGGGGGAAACCTTTTAAAAAAGGTTTCCCCCCGAGCCCCCCTTCGAAAATTTTGGCGCGCTTCGCGTCCGCGTGCGGGAGAGAGCATTGTCTCCGAACAACCTGAATTTTCGGGCGTTTTGCCCGACGCTTCGCGCCGGGCAAAACGCCCGAAATCAGGGGGTCCGGGGGAAATGATTTCCCCCAGGCGGGGTTCGGGGCGGCAGCCCCGACGCCTTTATCCCCGCGAGGGCTCGTAGCTGCACAGGGGTTCGGGGGCCATGTAGTTGCCGGACATGGTGTAGGCCCGGGCCCGGCAGCCGCCGCAGACCCGATGGTATTCGCAGACGCCGCATTTGCCTTCGTAGGCCGACTTGTCGCGAAACTGCAGAAACGGCTTGGAGGTGCGCCAGATCTCGGGAAACGGCGTGGTTTTCACGTTGCCGCAGTCCAGCTCCAGGTAGCCGCAGGGCTGCACCTGGCCCACGGCGGAGATGAAGCAGAACCCCGTGCCGCCAAGGCAACCCCGGGTCATGGCGTCCATGCCGAAGGTGTCCGGGGTCACGGCCACGCCCTCGGCCTTGGCCCGCTGGCGCATGATCCGGTAATAGTGCGGCGCGCAGGTGGCTTTGAGATGCATGCTGGTGGTCTTGCGGAAGTCGTAGAACCAGTTGAGCACCTCTTCGTATTCCTCGGCGGAGATCACCTGGGTTCCGAGCTGCGCCGCCCGGCCCGTGGGCACCAGGAGGAAGATGTGCCAGGCCGCCGCGCCAAGGCCTTCGGCCAGCTTGAAGATGTCCTTGAACCGGTCCAGGTTGTTTCTGGTCACGGTGGTGTTGATCTGAAACTCCACCCCGGCGTCCTTGAGGTAGCCGATGCCGCGCATGGCCTTGTCGAAGGCCCCGGGCACGCCGCGAAAGGCGTCATGGGCGGCGGCCTCCGGGGCGTCGATGGAGATGCTGCACCGCTGGATGCCCGAATCCTTCATCTCGCGGGCGTTTTCCGGGGTGATCATGGTCCCGTTGGGGGCCATGACGCAACGCAGGCCCCTGGAGTCGGCATGGCGCACCAGTTCGAACACGTCGGCCCGCATCAGCGGTTCGCCGCCGGTAAAAATGATGATCGGCGAGCCGGTCTCGGGAAAGGT
Above is a genomic segment from Desulfolutivibrio sulfodismutans DSM 3696 containing:
- a CDS encoding ABC transporter substrate-binding protein — protein: MRLAAIYDETGEASVGTAKQDFHGAALAVEALNASGGLLGRRVELVALDNHGTPLGARHAALQAVEAGALAVLGGPWSGMATAMAEVCQQARTPFVASIATHPGVTRIGEWIFRVCYTDDQQGELLARFARFGLSATTAAVLVNVGNAYSQGLAAIFSQAFIAAGGRIVCEQGFKSNDTDYSGELAAVAAAAPDVVFLPSYALESGHIVRQAASMGITAPFLGGDGWGPTMVETGRGAVNGHFYTTHWHPDAPLAAGKDIARAYQEAHGRDPVQPDAILAYDAVMVLADAIRRAGSLDRNAIRTALEKTRDFPGGTGNITFDADRNPMGKEVSILRFENGQTIFFTAFR
- a CDS encoding ATP-binding protein — translated: MPHLFALPLRSKINLAILLTFTVVAVISSFFLSVYAANRRQVALDHIQVLLQSVVAQRYESLANEIFARQDRAVAATLGEMIKVRNVLGAAVYLPDGTVFGLAGHETAEPLSPQDRSGLASGPKFLDTAIGGKRVLCYAEAISMIGEDVGYVRIDYSPEHLDRQGRIMTMLFISALGVNLMVMLGLLHWLLRRAVIGPVNQLRGAMERVRGGHHGETVELDTGDEIGGMAGAFNAMSLTLQENAARIEAGSKQIEEANRTLEAKVRQRTADLESANARLTDEILERERARAESARLLDLLTATIESTAEGILVVDTNRDIVAVNHRFLELFGLSRDWSLLPTPEARLAATAGQSNDPAAFSARMNELLDNLTMEAVDVVEMADGRLLERRARTYRMGGRVCGRLYTYLDVTVRTLAEKHLRDAVSELEAIVENTLVGIALIQNGVCRKINRRGAEILGYLPEELTGRRLSHIYTSTEGGTEFEARYQQALHRDGAFRSEEDVRLKDGGTGWVSIYAKSLDPLQPMREVIFAFDDISRQKLLEGNLRAAKDAAEAGTRAKSQFLAAMSHEIRTPLNAVAGMTEAALATSLTPEQRDYLGVVKDSARHLLAVLNDILDVSKIEAGRLTLEHIDFDLRRILESVRRALTAEAARKGLALTLTVAPDVPGYLRGDPVRLRQVIFNLAGNAVKFTPAGEVRIEVGREPMPSGDDDRVQLRFAVTDTGIGIPEDKLEGIFQKFTQATSSITRTYGGTGLGLSISRQIVELMGGTISVRSRLGEGSRFQFSIVFQTGNPDLAQDADESPQALPDTRPLRLLLVEDNALNARVALLMLSRLGHDTLHVEDAEKAFSALAREDFDAVLMDIEMPDLDGLEATRRIRRGGQGQGRVKRPETPILAMTAHALPEIRQECIQAGMDGFLTKPVSQTELARALHRVAEPRRTFWESPPPPDDQGDAATRQAAPDGHSAPPVLDKAYATRRMGIGDEEYRLILAVGAKETVLGLATARTALAEGNLGALARTAHTLKSATAAMGALSCREAASRLEETARAGDAARAGEALCELDREAAKVMAAWQEMTGPRDAAVANSTEDGA
- a CDS encoding AzlD domain-containing protein, yielding MASLDQTDVFLTILCMALATYLPRAAPLVFLSGRTLPPPMVRFLGFVPAAVLAALLFPSVFAPQGGLDLSPGNVFLLGSIPAVLVAWRTGSFFGAVAAGMGTVAALRYFGG
- a CDS encoding AzlC family ABC transporter permease; translation: MSQEKGLPKGGFLWRAACRVAPVILGYVPVGFAYGVLAKNAGLSTQNILSMSVLVFAGSAQFIAVGLLAAGASMAGIVLTTFVVNLRHLLFAAALSPSLGTWRRRDLSFLAFELTDETFALHAGALRQGPLSRAETLAVGVMAQAAWVLGSFLGAVAGAEIGDVRPIALDFALPAMFIALLAGQVKTRTHLAVALFSGILSTALALFGVDRFGVLAATLAGAALGTLWQALIRPTSS
- a CDS encoding methyltransferase domain-containing protein, whose protein sequence is MSGTGYVHGYGKREAERLLDQAGGLAGLLHHDTGYPPGATVLEAGCGVGAQTVILAEKSPDAEIISVDISPDSLARAEAAVAGAGYRNVRFQQADITRLPFPAESFDHVFVCFVLEHLPDPMAALVELRRVLKTGGSITVIEGDHGSCYFHPETPAARTAWNGLVRAQALLGGDSLIGRRVYPLLAEAGFGDVHVSPRLVYSDGSLPDLADSFVRKIIVPMVAGARQAAVQEGLADAATFDAGLADLLRTAEPDGAFNYTFFKGTARK
- a CDS encoding alpha/beta hydrolase codes for the protein MKIVTVGLFALFLAYAAYAVLMYVLQDSQVFPGRETDQALLSQLRAYHPDLQDVALPTPDGDTLAGYLLPRTLPALPAPDDDPATADGTSPTQVPAPILLYFQGNAEEAASFFLWSPTELPRFTLAAVNYRGYGASTGKATEARVKADALAVYDALATRFPGAPIAVMGRSIGTGVAAHVAARRPVEAVVLVTPYDSILSVGQAAHPLLPVKLLLRQPFDVLSDAAQVKAPTLFLTASNDTLIPESHATALAAVWAGPKDFRRLAGGHNSILDNPDYWPFIRDFLTAVQNGTFTPPGRG
- a CDS encoding DUF6765 family protein encodes the protein MEIDFHHHATYLIAVLAGIAPHEAAVLAHACQLTDDNTRTCRIDHGLASTFVTTISQAADPLRCPGVSQRIFCLFHFPPGNPEAARNLRRDGQTHPLVCTPGGEAADRLLDTALASGDLYRLGLACHTFADAFAHQNFVGGTTAFNGLRPGPHGPIPRLGHEDAGAAPDDPLACWTDPRLREPVVRCAGRFLDAARGLYRRLSRHSLLSPARQEETPEACLARDLTRALGLEDPGRPDMAERMRRLEALALTPRYGWHPMPDYSPTAWFDAAVAVTGPYSPADGISAPFWNCRWRSPETRTESHWYRFQKAVSGHAVDMLAHLGPRLAGVSLPDW
- a CDS encoding peptidoglycan-binding protein, with product MGLPRLGDNPSLEVRTMATVPLTPALAAEYASLFDACTVQPRHAAQVTAAVRGLLQHRDRYAALGSDLGIPWHFPAILHTMECSGRFDRHLHNGDPLTARTSRVPSGRPGQGQPPFTWEQSAADALAMKKLGPGTDWSLPGTLYQFERYNGFGYRLQHGIHSPYLWSFSNHYTGGKYVADGTWSATAVSKQCGAAVLLKELMARGEA
- the ahbD gene encoding heme b synthase, which produces MHPSQHPHASSPYSSSPHASSPSPTGAPPLRLIAWEVTRACNLACKHCRAEAMPEPWPGELSTAEAKALIDTFPETGSPIIIFTGGEPLMRADVFELVRHADSRGLRCVMAPNGTMITPENAREMKDSGIQRCSISIDAPEAAAHDAFRGVPGAFDKAMRGIGYLKDAGVEFQINTTVTRNNLDRFKDIFKLAEGLGAAAWHIFLLVPTGRAAQLGTQVISAEEYEEVLNWFYDFRKTTSMHLKATCAPHYYRIMRQRAKAEGVAVTPDTFGMDAMTRGCLGGTGFCFISAVGQVQPCGYLELDCGNVKTTPFPEIWRTSKPFLQFRDKSAYEGKCGVCEYHRVCGGCRARAYTMSGNYMAPEPLCSYEPSRG